A DNA window from Novosphingobium sp. RL4 contains the following coding sequences:
- a CDS encoding class I SAM-dependent DNA methyltransferase has product MSVRTLVKSIQDIMRKDSGVDGDAQRISQLCWLFFLKIIDDQDQELELMRAGYQSPVPENFQWRTWAADPEGLTGEDLLAFVNDELFPAMKGLQPTGQKGDRRVVVRDVFEDAFNYMKSGQLLRQVVNKINDVDFNDLSERQHFGDVYEQLLNDLQSAGNSGEYYTPRAVTAFMVDRIDPKPGEVLFDPACGTGGFLTCSIRHMRDKHVKRPEDEALMQSGLRAVEKKPLPHMLCVTNMLLHGVEDASFVRHDNTLARPYISWEQKDRVDVVLSNPPFGGKEEDGIESNFPPQFRTRETADLFLALIIRLLRKGGVAAVVLPDGSLFGEGVKTRLKEHLLEECNLHTIVRLPNSVFRPYASIGTNLLFFEKGEPTKEVWYFEHQVPAGRKAYSMNKPIRLEHFQPCMDWWGGANREGRVEGPQAWKVSIEDIKTRGYNLDIKNPHSEAVDHGDPEELLQRLDTVEEETANLRDQLRAILAEALAR; this is encoded by the coding sequence ATGTCCGTCCGCACTCTCGTCAAATCCATCCAGGACATCATGCGCAAGGACAGCGGCGTCGACGGCGACGCCCAGCGCATCAGCCAGCTCTGCTGGCTGTTCTTCCTGAAGATCATCGACGATCAGGATCAGGAGCTGGAACTCATGCGAGCCGGCTATCAGTCGCCGGTGCCGGAGAATTTCCAGTGGCGCACATGGGCTGCCGATCCTGAGGGCCTGACCGGCGAAGACCTGCTCGCCTTTGTCAACGACGAGCTCTTCCCGGCCATGAAGGGCCTTCAGCCCACCGGCCAGAAGGGTGACCGCCGCGTCGTCGTGCGCGACGTGTTCGAGGATGCCTTCAACTACATGAAGTCCGGCCAACTGCTGCGGCAGGTGGTCAACAAGATCAACGATGTCGACTTCAACGACCTGTCCGAGCGCCAGCATTTCGGCGACGTCTACGAGCAGCTTCTGAACGACCTCCAATCGGCCGGCAACTCGGGCGAGTACTACACGCCCCGCGCCGTCACCGCCTTCATGGTAGATCGAATCGATCCAAAGCCCGGTGAGGTCCTGTTCGACCCCGCCTGCGGTACCGGCGGCTTCCTCACCTGCTCGATCCGCCACATGCGCGACAAGCATGTGAAGCGCCCAGAGGACGAGGCGCTCATGCAATCGGGCCTGCGCGCTGTCGAAAAGAAGCCGCTGCCGCACATGCTCTGCGTCACCAACATGCTGCTGCACGGCGTGGAGGATGCCAGCTTCGTCCGGCACGACAACACGCTGGCCCGCCCCTACATCAGCTGGGAGCAGAAGGACCGCGTCGACGTGGTCCTCTCCAACCCGCCCTTCGGCGGCAAGGAGGAAGACGGCATCGAGTCCAACTTCCCGCCCCAGTTCCGCACGCGCGAGACAGCTGACCTGTTCCTGGCCCTCATCATCCGTCTGCTGCGCAAGGGCGGTGTCGCCGCCGTGGTCCTTCCCGACGGCTCGCTCTTCGGCGAAGGCGTAAAAACACGCTTGAAGGAGCATCTCCTGGAAGAGTGCAACCTGCACACCATTGTCCGCCTGCCCAACAGCGTCTTCAGGCCCTATGCCTCCATTGGCACCAACCTGCTCTTCTTCGAAAAGGGCGAGCCGACCAAGGAGGTCTGGTACTTCGAGCATCAGGTGCCTGCCGGCCGGAAGGCCTACTCCATGAACAAGCCTATCCGGCTGGAGCATTTCCAGCCTTGCATGGACTGGTGGGGCGGGGCCAACCGCGAAGGGCGCGTCGAAGGCCCGCAGGCGTGGAAGGTCAGCATCGAGGACATCAAGACCCGCGGCTACAATCTCGACATCAAGAACCCGCACAGCGAGGCAGTAGACCATGGCGACCCCGAGGAACTGCTCCAGCGACTCGACACGGTAGAAGAAGAAACGGCAAACCTGCGTGACCAGTTGAGGGCCATTCTTGCCGAGGCGCTGGCACGATGA